From a region of the Nitrospira defluvii genome:
- the rpmG gene encoding 50S ribosomal protein L33 has translation MREIIDLACTVCKQRNYTTRKNKKNDPDRLERNKFCKFCRKHIAHKEVK, from the coding sequence ATTATCGATTTGGCCTGCACGGTCTGTAAACAGCGGAATTATACGACCCGCAAAAACAAAAAGAACGATCCTGACCGCCTTGAGCGGAATAAGTTCTGCAAGTTTTGCCGGAAGCACATCGCCCACAAGGAAGTGAAGTAG